TCTTACAGGCCTGCACTTATCTACAGGGCGCCTTTTAATCTCTCAAAACAATTCTTGCTTATTTGTAGATTTACGCTATTTAGAACGCGTAAAAATACATTCTTCTATTCAAAGTGCTCTTTTAAGTGAGCAAAATATTCTCGACTTCGTTTCCAAGGATATATTAACCCTTACTTTTGATGCAGAAGCAACTTCTTACGCTTCTTACCTATCTTTAAAACAACAATTTTCCACTAAAAATTTACAGCCCTCTGAAATAAGTCCTGTCAAAGCATTGAGGTCTATCAAAGATTCAGAAGAAAAAACTAAATTAAGAAATGCAGGCCTTCTCTGCTCCAAAGGATATGACTTTGTTCTTACCCTTCTCAAAGAGGGTATTTCGGAAAAACAAGTTGCAACGTCCCTAGAGATCTTTTGGAAGGAACAAGGGGCGGATGCTCTTTCCTTTGAGCCCATCATTGCCTTTGGTAAAAATAGCTCTATGCCGCACTACAAAGCATCTACTACTACTTTAAAAAAAGGTGATATTGTCCTAATAGACATAGGTGTCACTTTAGAGTGCTATGCCTCTGATATGACAAGAACAATTTTTTTTGGAACTCCAGATCCACTATTACAAAAAGCCTATTTTGTAGTTCTTGAAGCGCAACAAGAAGCTCTCTCTCTTTGCAAAAAGGGTGCTCTTATCTCCTCTTTAAATGCAAAAGCTACAGAAGTCATCACAAATCACG
This portion of the Chlamydiales bacterium genome encodes:
- a CDS encoding Xaa-Pro peptidase family protein; protein product: MTKQRIENLQKYLLKHNIELFIVDNPIDLYYLTGLHLSTGRLLISQNNSCLFVDLRYLERVKIHSSIQSALLSEQNILDFVSKDILTLTFDAEATSYASYLSLKQQFSTKNLQPSEISPVKALRSIKDSEEKTKLRNAGLLCSKGYDFVLTLLKEGISEKQVATSLEIFWKEQGADALSFEPIIAFGKNSSMPHYKASTTTLKKGDIVLIDIGVTLECYASDMTRTIFFGTPDPLLQKAYFVVLEAQQEALSLCKKGALISSLNAKATEVITNHGFKDSIRHGIGHGIGLEVHELPFLKDASNTRCLEEDMAITIEPGIYLDGIGGIRIENSVLIKEDSYEDLTKRDTDIFVMK